One genomic segment of Chelonia mydas isolate rCheMyd1 chromosome 1, rCheMyd1.pri.v2, whole genome shotgun sequence includes these proteins:
- the IFNG gene encoding interferon gamma has translation MTPQIYLFILLSISSCFGCFFCQPILPKIEEDIEKLKADFNSSQSDVADGGSIFTERLKSWTETTEKKIILSQIISMYLKMFENIHPTINKTAIKQLHVKNIRNALYTLNNSLTESFKKVNDLMELARLPMNDLKIQRKAVNELFPTLQKLLLDHPTTHVKRKRSQSQKRKCRC, from the exons ATGACTCCTCAGATTTATCTCTTCATCCTTCTATCTATCAGCTCTTGTTTTGGATGTTTCTTTTGTCAACCAATTCTTCCTAAAATAGAAGAAGATATAGAAAAACTCAAAGCTGACTTT AATTCAAGTCAGTCAGATGTAGCTGATGGCGGATCTATTTTCACAGAAAGACTGAAAAGTTGGACAGAG acaactgaaaaaaaaatcatactcaGCCAGATCATTTCCATGTActtgaaaatgtttgaaaatattcACCCGACTATAAATAAAACTGCTATAAAGCAATTGCACGTCAAGAACATACGCAATGCCCTGTATACGCTGAACAACAGTCTAACTGAAAGCTTCAAAAAAGTAAATGACCTAATGGAGTTGGCAAGACTTCCG ATGAATGATTTGAAAATCCAACGCAAAGCTGTTAATGAACTTTTCCCCACCTTACAAAAACTACTACTGGACCATCCAACCACTCACGTAAAGAGAAAAAGGAGCCAAAGTCAGAAAAGGAAATGTAGATGTTGA